The proteins below come from a single Peromyscus eremicus chromosome 22, PerEre_H2_v1, whole genome shotgun sequence genomic window:
- the Rad51ap2 gene encoding RAD51-associated protein 2 isoform X1 encodes MSLSRPAWPAGPARPVTSERPPEDPAAASPSSKRPGPEEAAGGVSEAGWPLLVVPRLSEVEKAWEWSPRPFTAFLVPKNPGSSARGRRRCGLGWPDGTFQTQSGWRSGISGRVACSRAPGRSPGPGLQGREALGVLRGGRAEVSHFPPDTSKPGVQSVKHEPEELPVRGKETLLKEKNSVRQPGNPLLDVTVSEETKSTLHDLKDRRKVDSVVTSEKKENSVSSSTLKIPKFQNQACLESAKPSSFRDNITIIYPEFPRDLNSNMSFVYLKEIAKKKNDKTEAYVRDFTNICWSQNRPDAKKQKLQDDKKNVCVENCFSEYCESHHQSLTVEGKIDSIDLNYYHHSSIECDVRETEKNFTLTVEDVDREGTERTLDSYIPTRKEEFQSLGYNRSVLKRKRGNSWILNNFRIICETMKKLGENLNLAKLLETDLLNKGDYHNAKFRDVHEQHSKTLMVGTVGHPPNFIEVVWFNGKGKNANILQLRYYTIQKYISKNKDNNTLTCHQTPHFIFKFIFEDVFQVRQLGTLLSQNTTHSDQMNAMVITQELSLENLLGEIEWKICDFILKKDVKATESSRSCQAHKAIDTEKEEDSSPPIDRVSLVQLASRVSKNVNVEETKSANQNNGTKIKEDGGILQESELANSKHFHPENDSTLYADHQFESDSSGENNECFQGLTAQCLSTETLPIAEDFEMKSKFDLVLEELRMFHEISKENEIPSTAETNIRKENYFGESNDIKEARMEIEKDLEMVETNKRNASSLPLDLKAGPNKHRHQGLFNWKTIPIHGGQVVPNEYYPRSEEELLHSTSEEDYKKPFPRSSAFSPDECKIEKYNYLLKGGSHFSHGISRVHPLKTCSRPIRVGLSRRARLKQLHPYLK; translated from the exons ATGTCTCTCTCGCGCCCCGCGTGGCCTGCGGGGCCTGCCCGGCCTGTCACCTCAGAACGGCCTCCTGAGGATCCCGCTGCGGCGTCACCCAGCAGCAAGCGGCCCGGTCCGGAGGAGGCTGCCGGCGGCGTCTCTGAGGCGGGATGGCCGCTGCTGGTGGTGCCTCGCTTGTCTGAGGTAGAAAAGGCCTGGGAGTGGTCGCCCAGACCCTTCACGGCGTTCCTCGTTCCAAAGAACCCGGGGAGCTCGGCCAGGGGGAGGCGGCGGTGTGGCCTGGGGTGGCCGGACGGAACATTCCAGACGCAGAGCGGTTGGCGGTCTGGAATCTCAGGAAGAGTAGCTTGTTCGAGGGCTCCAGGAAGGTCTCCTGGGCCAGGGCTGCAGGGCAGGGAGGCTCTGGGGGTGCTCCGTGGTGGCCGAGCCGAAGTGAGTCACTTTCCGCCCGACACCTCCAAGCCCGGAGTCCAAAGTGTCAAACATGAGCCCGAAGAACTCCCTGTCCGAGGGAAGGAAACTCTtctgaaagaaaagaattctgtGAGACAGCCAGGAAACCCACTTCTAGATGTTACAGTTTCTGAGGAAACTAAGTCAACATTACACGACCTTAAGGACAGACGTAAAGTGGACAGTGTCGTAAcctcagagaaaaaagaaaacagcgtTTCATCATCTACACTAAAAATACCAAAATTTCAAAACCAGGCCTGCTTGGAAAGCGCCAAACCCAGCTCTTTTAGAGATAACATCACAATAATTTACCCCGAGTTTCCAAGGGATTTAAATAGCAACATGTCCTTTGTCTATTTAAAGGaaatagcaaagaaaaagaatgacaaaACTGAGGCATATGTTAGGGATTTCACAAACATTTGCTGGTCCCAAAATAGACCTGATGCTAAGAAACAAAAGTTACAGGatgataaaaaaaatgtatgtgtggaAAACTGTTTTTCTGAGTATTGTGAAAGTCACCACCAGTCACTCACTGTTGAAGGGAAAATAGACTCGATCGATCTAAACTACTATCACCACAGTAGTATTGAGTGTGATGTAAGAGAGACTGAAAAGAATTTCACTCTAACAGTAGAAGATGTGGATAGGGAGGGAACAGAAAGGACTCTAGATTCTTACATACCTACCAGAAAAGAAGAATTTCAAAGCTTGGGCTATAACAGATCTGTTTTgaaaaggaagaggggaaatAGTTGGATATTGAATAATTTTAGGATTATCTGTGAAACTATGAAAAAACTTGGAGAAAATTTGAATTTGGCAAAGTTGCTAGAGACTGACCTTTTAAACAAGGGAGATTATCACAATGCAAAATTCAGGGATGTACATGAACAACACTCAAAGACGCTGATGGTAGGAACTGTGGGTCATCCCCCCAATTTTATAGAGGTTGTTTGGTTTAATGGTAAAGGCAAAAATGCCAATATACTTCAGCTGAGGTACTATACTATACAAAAATACATTtccaaaaataaagacaataataCTTTAACCTGCCATCAGACCCCTCACTTCATTTTTAAGTTCATATTTGAAGATGTCTTTCAAGTTAGGCAACTGGGCACATTGTTAAGCCAAAATACAACGCACAGTGACCAGATGAATGCTATGGTGATAACTCAGGAGCTCAGCTTGGAGAACTTGTTAGGTGAAATAGAATGGAAAATATGTGATTTTATTCTGAAGAAGGATGTAAAGGCCACAGAAAGTTCAAGGAGTTGCCAAGCTCATAAGGCTATcgacacagagaaggaagaggatagCTCTCCTCCAATTGACAGAGTGTCTTTAGTGCAGTTAGCTTCACGAGTGAGTAAGAATGTAAATGTGGAAGAAACTAAATCTGCTAATCAAAATAACGGAACTAAAATAAAAGAGGATGGAGGTATTTTGCAAGAAAGCGAGTTAGCTAATTCAAAGCATTTTCATCCTGAGAATGACTCTACATTATATGCTGATCATCAGTTTGAAAGTGATTCAAGTGGAGAGAACAATGAGTGTTTTCAGGGCTTAACTGCTCAATGTTTATCAACAGAAACTCTGCCAATAGCAGAAGATTTCGAGATGAAGAGTAAATTTGATTTAGTACTTGAAGAGCTTCGTATGTTTCATGAAATTagtaaggaaaatgaaattcCAAGTACTGCGGAAACAAACATTAGGAAAGAAAATTACTTTGGAGAAAGTAATGATATTAAGGAGGCAAGAATGGAGATAGAAAAAGATTTGGAAATGGTTGAAACCAATAAAAGAAATGCATCTTCTTTGCCGCTCGATTTGAAAGCAGGCCCCAACAAACATAGGCACCAAGGTTTATTTAATTGGAAAACAATACCTATTCATGGAGGACAGGTAGTTCCCAATGAGTATTATCCAAGATCAGAGGAAGAACTCCTCCATTCTACTTCTGAGGAAG ATTATAAGAAACCTTTCCCTAGAAGTTCTGCTTTTTCTCCTGATGAATGTAAAATAGAAAAGTACAATTATTTATTGAAGGGAG GCAGTCATTTCTCACATGGCATTTCCAGAGTGCATCCTCTTAAGACGTGCAGCCGCCCAATTAGAGTCGGCTTGTCCAGAAGAGCTAGGCTGAAACAACTCCATCCTTATCTGAAATGA
- the Rad51ap2 gene encoding RAD51-associated protein 2 isoform X3, translating to MSLSRPAWPAGPARPVTSERPPEDPAAASPSSKRPGPEEAAGGVSEAGWPLLVVPRLSEVEKAWEWSPRPFTAFLVPKNPGSSARGRRRCGLGWPDGTFQTQSGWRSGISGRVACSRAPGRSPGPGLQGREALGVLRGGRAEVSHFPPDTSKPGVQSVKHEPEELPVRGKETLLKEKNSVRQPGNPLLDVTVSEETKSTLHDLKDRRKVDSVVTSEKKENSVSSSTLKIPKFQNQACLESAKPSSFRDNITIIYPEFPRDLNSNMSFVYLKEIAKKKNDKTEAYVRDFTNICWSQNRPDAKKQKLQDDKKNVCVENCFSEYCESHHQSLTVEGKIDSIDLNYYHHSSIECDVRETEKNFTLTVEDVDREGTERTLDSYIPTRKEEFQSLGYNRSVLKRKRGNSWILNNFRIICETMKKLGENLNLAKLLETDLLNKGDYHNAKFRDVHEQHSKTLMVGTVGHPPNFIEVVWFNGKGKNANILQLRYYTIQKYISKNKDNNTLTCHQTPHFIFKFIFEDVFQVRQLGTLLSQNTTHSDQMNAMVITQELSLENLLGEIEWKICDFILKKDVKATESSRSCQAHKAIDTEKEEDSSPPIDRVSLVQLASRVSKNVNVEETKSANQNNGTKIKEDGGILQESELANSKHFHPENDSTLYADHQFESDSSGENNECFQGLTAQCLSTETLPIAEDFEMKSKFDLVLEELRMFHEISKENEIPSTAETNIRKENYFGESNDIKEARMEIEKDLEMVETNKRNASSLPLDLKAGPNKHRHQGLFNWKTIPIHGGQVVPNEYYPRSEEELLHSTSEEAQEISHKKKQKAYKSWKMRRKDVTCRLLGMKQRS from the coding sequence ATGTCTCTCTCGCGCCCCGCGTGGCCTGCGGGGCCTGCCCGGCCTGTCACCTCAGAACGGCCTCCTGAGGATCCCGCTGCGGCGTCACCCAGCAGCAAGCGGCCCGGTCCGGAGGAGGCTGCCGGCGGCGTCTCTGAGGCGGGATGGCCGCTGCTGGTGGTGCCTCGCTTGTCTGAGGTAGAAAAGGCCTGGGAGTGGTCGCCCAGACCCTTCACGGCGTTCCTCGTTCCAAAGAACCCGGGGAGCTCGGCCAGGGGGAGGCGGCGGTGTGGCCTGGGGTGGCCGGACGGAACATTCCAGACGCAGAGCGGTTGGCGGTCTGGAATCTCAGGAAGAGTAGCTTGTTCGAGGGCTCCAGGAAGGTCTCCTGGGCCAGGGCTGCAGGGCAGGGAGGCTCTGGGGGTGCTCCGTGGTGGCCGAGCCGAAGTGAGTCACTTTCCGCCCGACACCTCCAAGCCCGGAGTCCAAAGTGTCAAACATGAGCCCGAAGAACTCCCTGTCCGAGGGAAGGAAACTCTtctgaaagaaaagaattctgtGAGACAGCCAGGAAACCCACTTCTAGATGTTACAGTTTCTGAGGAAACTAAGTCAACATTACACGACCTTAAGGACAGACGTAAAGTGGACAGTGTCGTAAcctcagagaaaaaagaaaacagcgtTTCATCATCTACACTAAAAATACCAAAATTTCAAAACCAGGCCTGCTTGGAAAGCGCCAAACCCAGCTCTTTTAGAGATAACATCACAATAATTTACCCCGAGTTTCCAAGGGATTTAAATAGCAACATGTCCTTTGTCTATTTAAAGGaaatagcaaagaaaaagaatgacaaaACTGAGGCATATGTTAGGGATTTCACAAACATTTGCTGGTCCCAAAATAGACCTGATGCTAAGAAACAAAAGTTACAGGatgataaaaaaaatgtatgtgtggaAAACTGTTTTTCTGAGTATTGTGAAAGTCACCACCAGTCACTCACTGTTGAAGGGAAAATAGACTCGATCGATCTAAACTACTATCACCACAGTAGTATTGAGTGTGATGTAAGAGAGACTGAAAAGAATTTCACTCTAACAGTAGAAGATGTGGATAGGGAGGGAACAGAAAGGACTCTAGATTCTTACATACCTACCAGAAAAGAAGAATTTCAAAGCTTGGGCTATAACAGATCTGTTTTgaaaaggaagaggggaaatAGTTGGATATTGAATAATTTTAGGATTATCTGTGAAACTATGAAAAAACTTGGAGAAAATTTGAATTTGGCAAAGTTGCTAGAGACTGACCTTTTAAACAAGGGAGATTATCACAATGCAAAATTCAGGGATGTACATGAACAACACTCAAAGACGCTGATGGTAGGAACTGTGGGTCATCCCCCCAATTTTATAGAGGTTGTTTGGTTTAATGGTAAAGGCAAAAATGCCAATATACTTCAGCTGAGGTACTATACTATACAAAAATACATTtccaaaaataaagacaataataCTTTAACCTGCCATCAGACCCCTCACTTCATTTTTAAGTTCATATTTGAAGATGTCTTTCAAGTTAGGCAACTGGGCACATTGTTAAGCCAAAATACAACGCACAGTGACCAGATGAATGCTATGGTGATAACTCAGGAGCTCAGCTTGGAGAACTTGTTAGGTGAAATAGAATGGAAAATATGTGATTTTATTCTGAAGAAGGATGTAAAGGCCACAGAAAGTTCAAGGAGTTGCCAAGCTCATAAGGCTATcgacacagagaaggaagaggatagCTCTCCTCCAATTGACAGAGTGTCTTTAGTGCAGTTAGCTTCACGAGTGAGTAAGAATGTAAATGTGGAAGAAACTAAATCTGCTAATCAAAATAACGGAACTAAAATAAAAGAGGATGGAGGTATTTTGCAAGAAAGCGAGTTAGCTAATTCAAAGCATTTTCATCCTGAGAATGACTCTACATTATATGCTGATCATCAGTTTGAAAGTGATTCAAGTGGAGAGAACAATGAGTGTTTTCAGGGCTTAACTGCTCAATGTTTATCAACAGAAACTCTGCCAATAGCAGAAGATTTCGAGATGAAGAGTAAATTTGATTTAGTACTTGAAGAGCTTCGTATGTTTCATGAAATTagtaaggaaaatgaaattcCAAGTACTGCGGAAACAAACATTAGGAAAGAAAATTACTTTGGAGAAAGTAATGATATTAAGGAGGCAAGAATGGAGATAGAAAAAGATTTGGAAATGGTTGAAACCAATAAAAGAAATGCATCTTCTTTGCCGCTCGATTTGAAAGCAGGCCCCAACAAACATAGGCACCAAGGTTTATTTAATTGGAAAACAATACCTATTCATGGAGGACAGGTAGTTCCCAATGAGTATTATCCAAGATCAGAGGAAGAACTCCTCCATTCTACTTCTGAGGAAG
- the Rad51ap2 gene encoding RAD51-associated protein 2 isoform X2 — protein MSLSRPAWPAGPARPVTSERPPEDPAAASPSSKRPGPEEAAGGVSEAGWPLLVVPRLSEVEKAWEWSPRPFTAFLVPKNPGSSARGRRRCGLGWPDGTFQTQSGWRSGISGRVACSRAPGRSPGPGLQGREALGVLRGGRAEVSHFPPDTSKPGVQSVKHEPEELPVRGKETLLKEKNSVRQPGNPLLDVTVSEETKSTLHDLKDRRKVDSVVTSEKKENSVSSSTLKIPKFQNQACLESAKPSSFRDNITIIYPEFPRDLNSNMSFVYLKEIAKKKNDKTEAYVRDFTNICWSQNRPDAKKQKLQDDKKNVCVENCFSEYCESHHQSLTVEGKIDSIDLNYYHHSSIECDVRETEKNFTLTVEDVDREGTERTLDSYIPTRKEEFQSLGYNRSVLKRKRGNSWILNNFRIICETMKKLGENLNLAKLLETDLLNKGDYHNAKFRDVHEQHSKTLMVGTVGHPPNFIEVVWFNGKGKNANILQLRYYTIQKYISKNKDNNTLTCHQTPHFIFKFIFEDVFQVRQLGTLLSQNTTHSDQMNAMVITQELSLENLLGEIEWKICDFILKKDVKATESSRSCQAHKAIDTEKEEDSSPPIDRVSLVQLASRVSKNVNVEETKSANQNNGTKIKEDGGILQESELANSKHFHPENDSTLYADHQFESDSSGENNECFQGLTAQCLSTETLPIAEDFEMKSKFDLVLEELRMFHEISKENEIPSTAETNIRKENYFGESNDIKEARMEIEKDLEMVETNKRNASSLPLDLKAGPNKHRHQGLFNWKTIPIHGGQVVPNEYYPRSEEELLHSTSEEDYKKPFPRSSAFSPDECKIEKYNYLLKGAQEISHKKKQKAYKSWKMRRKDVTCRLLGMKQRS, from the exons ATGTCTCTCTCGCGCCCCGCGTGGCCTGCGGGGCCTGCCCGGCCTGTCACCTCAGAACGGCCTCCTGAGGATCCCGCTGCGGCGTCACCCAGCAGCAAGCGGCCCGGTCCGGAGGAGGCTGCCGGCGGCGTCTCTGAGGCGGGATGGCCGCTGCTGGTGGTGCCTCGCTTGTCTGAGGTAGAAAAGGCCTGGGAGTGGTCGCCCAGACCCTTCACGGCGTTCCTCGTTCCAAAGAACCCGGGGAGCTCGGCCAGGGGGAGGCGGCGGTGTGGCCTGGGGTGGCCGGACGGAACATTCCAGACGCAGAGCGGTTGGCGGTCTGGAATCTCAGGAAGAGTAGCTTGTTCGAGGGCTCCAGGAAGGTCTCCTGGGCCAGGGCTGCAGGGCAGGGAGGCTCTGGGGGTGCTCCGTGGTGGCCGAGCCGAAGTGAGTCACTTTCCGCCCGACACCTCCAAGCCCGGAGTCCAAAGTGTCAAACATGAGCCCGAAGAACTCCCTGTCCGAGGGAAGGAAACTCTtctgaaagaaaagaattctgtGAGACAGCCAGGAAACCCACTTCTAGATGTTACAGTTTCTGAGGAAACTAAGTCAACATTACACGACCTTAAGGACAGACGTAAAGTGGACAGTGTCGTAAcctcagagaaaaaagaaaacagcgtTTCATCATCTACACTAAAAATACCAAAATTTCAAAACCAGGCCTGCTTGGAAAGCGCCAAACCCAGCTCTTTTAGAGATAACATCACAATAATTTACCCCGAGTTTCCAAGGGATTTAAATAGCAACATGTCCTTTGTCTATTTAAAGGaaatagcaaagaaaaagaatgacaaaACTGAGGCATATGTTAGGGATTTCACAAACATTTGCTGGTCCCAAAATAGACCTGATGCTAAGAAACAAAAGTTACAGGatgataaaaaaaatgtatgtgtggaAAACTGTTTTTCTGAGTATTGTGAAAGTCACCACCAGTCACTCACTGTTGAAGGGAAAATAGACTCGATCGATCTAAACTACTATCACCACAGTAGTATTGAGTGTGATGTAAGAGAGACTGAAAAGAATTTCACTCTAACAGTAGAAGATGTGGATAGGGAGGGAACAGAAAGGACTCTAGATTCTTACATACCTACCAGAAAAGAAGAATTTCAAAGCTTGGGCTATAACAGATCTGTTTTgaaaaggaagaggggaaatAGTTGGATATTGAATAATTTTAGGATTATCTGTGAAACTATGAAAAAACTTGGAGAAAATTTGAATTTGGCAAAGTTGCTAGAGACTGACCTTTTAAACAAGGGAGATTATCACAATGCAAAATTCAGGGATGTACATGAACAACACTCAAAGACGCTGATGGTAGGAACTGTGGGTCATCCCCCCAATTTTATAGAGGTTGTTTGGTTTAATGGTAAAGGCAAAAATGCCAATATACTTCAGCTGAGGTACTATACTATACAAAAATACATTtccaaaaataaagacaataataCTTTAACCTGCCATCAGACCCCTCACTTCATTTTTAAGTTCATATTTGAAGATGTCTTTCAAGTTAGGCAACTGGGCACATTGTTAAGCCAAAATACAACGCACAGTGACCAGATGAATGCTATGGTGATAACTCAGGAGCTCAGCTTGGAGAACTTGTTAGGTGAAATAGAATGGAAAATATGTGATTTTATTCTGAAGAAGGATGTAAAGGCCACAGAAAGTTCAAGGAGTTGCCAAGCTCATAAGGCTATcgacacagagaaggaagaggatagCTCTCCTCCAATTGACAGAGTGTCTTTAGTGCAGTTAGCTTCACGAGTGAGTAAGAATGTAAATGTGGAAGAAACTAAATCTGCTAATCAAAATAACGGAACTAAAATAAAAGAGGATGGAGGTATTTTGCAAGAAAGCGAGTTAGCTAATTCAAAGCATTTTCATCCTGAGAATGACTCTACATTATATGCTGATCATCAGTTTGAAAGTGATTCAAGTGGAGAGAACAATGAGTGTTTTCAGGGCTTAACTGCTCAATGTTTATCAACAGAAACTCTGCCAATAGCAGAAGATTTCGAGATGAAGAGTAAATTTGATTTAGTACTTGAAGAGCTTCGTATGTTTCATGAAATTagtaaggaaaatgaaattcCAAGTACTGCGGAAACAAACATTAGGAAAGAAAATTACTTTGGAGAAAGTAATGATATTAAGGAGGCAAGAATGGAGATAGAAAAAGATTTGGAAATGGTTGAAACCAATAAAAGAAATGCATCTTCTTTGCCGCTCGATTTGAAAGCAGGCCCCAACAAACATAGGCACCAAGGTTTATTTAATTGGAAAACAATACCTATTCATGGAGGACAGGTAGTTCCCAATGAGTATTATCCAAGATCAGAGGAAGAACTCCTCCATTCTACTTCTGAGGAAG ATTATAAGAAACCTTTCCCTAGAAGTTCTGCTTTTTCTCCTGATGAATGTAAAATAGAAAAGTACAATTATTTATTGAAGGGAG